A single window of Pseudarthrobacter defluvii DNA harbors:
- a CDS encoding FtsK/SpoIIIE domain-containing protein, protein MRIRLTLRREPAGAKDLAVTVDGLATVADIATVLWAADPDRKGTPAPENLSLRIDEAFVGAGISGNILAREDNLLESGLRPGSVVSLAQVSEQFHEPGASRGPAAATLRVLSGPDVGREFSLPTGTSYIGRDRDVDIRLTDPLTSKRHARITVGEGIEIVDTNSANGLLMDGLPVTRATLNSSDTVTLGDTTVTVVPLGHNHAAAPTSPLVDFNRSPRVVPRFDVPKRVLPAGPKRPEDQPFPYIMLVAPLMMGAVIFAVTQNVLSMVFMLMMPLFIVGHYVDTKMRTRKQQKEQLKQFRASMAAFRQDLTELQQVERAVRLQEAPSVSDTVDAIYKLGPLLWTHRPEHLSFLGLRFGLGTGPSRIPLEEPSNNDTEVQYAREIQDCIKQFSEIEGVPVVSQLRTSGALGIAGARGLVDDVARGMVLQLVGLHSPAEVVLTAITSAQSRERWNWLQWLPHVGSGHSPLSGDHLAAGSAGGSSLLARLEDLVDAREAAAKRSAPDLRPGIDPVKHELEEPVLPSVLVIVEDDAPVDRGRLTRLAERGPDSGVHVLWVATDIQALPAACRDFMVVDGDHGTTTGQVRLGRHTYPVSCESVDAELAAQLARMLAPVVDVGKPVNDDSDLPRAVSYATLIGKDFLDNPQAVAERWTENNSVHATAVANRKDNGTLRALVGSKGIEPLYLDLKNEGPHALVGGTTGAGKSEFLQSWVMGMAAAYSPDRVSFLFVDYKGGAAFADCINLPHTVGLVTDLSPHLVRRALTSLRAELHYREQLLNRKKAKDLLALQREADPEAPPYLIIIVDEFAALANDVPEFVDGVVDVAARGRSLGLHLILATQRPAGVIKDNLRANTNLRVALRMADEDDATDILGVPDAAYFDPAIPGRGAAKTGPGRIQGFQTGYAGGWTTDKPQRPQIDIVEMAFGSGPSWEAPAPDKPVAQEPAGPNDIARMTSTIVHAAGELAIRPPRKPWLDELAKTYDFSKLPNPRTDEQLLLGVADDPVHQDQPTVFYEPDRDGNMAIYGTGGSGKSAALRGIAIAAAVTPRGGPVHVYGIDCGSSGLRMLEELPHVGEIINGDDVERVGRLLRLLRDIAELRSAQFAEVRASTIVEYRKLANRPDEKRIFVLVDGMSAFREAYEHSKLSGLWDIFLQLATDGRTLGIHLVVTGDRPNAVPASLLASIQRRLVLRLSNEDDYISMDVPRDVLTANSPPGRGLLDGLEVQLAVLGGNSNLALQAREVHKLSEAMLRQGLDTAPGIGRLPEQVDLDVLPAGTADLPVIGVDDESLQPAEIMARGPLLLAGPPGAGRTVALVTLAYALRRSNPATELIYLGSRRSAVASLPIWNRSVVGPDDLAEVVEDLVEHSTGNPGTVAFFIEGLTEFTDTIAESSLAQLVTASLKAEQWVVGESESSTWSSAWQLAQPFKSGRRGLLLNPGDIEGDSLLNTSLGRVSPEFIPGRGYVVGRGKARKIQVALPPENRD, encoded by the coding sequence ATGAGGATCCGGCTGACACTCCGCCGCGAACCCGCCGGAGCCAAGGACCTGGCCGTCACGGTGGACGGCCTGGCCACCGTGGCGGACATTGCCACCGTGCTGTGGGCGGCCGATCCCGACCGCAAGGGCACGCCTGCGCCGGAGAACCTGTCCCTGCGCATCGACGAAGCCTTCGTGGGCGCCGGCATCAGCGGAAACATCCTGGCCCGGGAGGACAACCTCCTCGAATCCGGCCTGCGGCCCGGCTCCGTGGTGTCGCTGGCCCAGGTGAGCGAACAGTTCCACGAACCCGGGGCGAGCCGCGGACCTGCCGCGGCTACGCTGCGCGTGCTTTCCGGGCCCGACGTCGGCCGCGAATTTTCGCTGCCCACCGGCACCAGCTACATCGGCCGGGACCGGGACGTGGACATCCGGCTGACGGACCCGCTCACCTCCAAGCGGCACGCCCGGATCACGGTGGGCGAGGGCATCGAAATCGTTGACACCAATTCCGCCAACGGCCTCCTGATGGACGGGCTGCCCGTCACCCGCGCCACCCTCAACTCCTCCGACACGGTAACCCTGGGGGACACCACCGTCACCGTGGTGCCGCTGGGGCACAATCATGCGGCAGCGCCGACGTCGCCCCTTGTGGACTTCAACCGCTCCCCGCGCGTGGTGCCCCGCTTCGACGTGCCCAAGCGCGTCCTTCCCGCCGGGCCCAAGCGGCCCGAGGACCAGCCGTTCCCTTACATCATGCTGGTGGCGCCCCTGATGATGGGCGCCGTCATCTTCGCGGTCACGCAGAACGTGCTGTCCATGGTGTTCATGCTGATGATGCCCCTGTTCATCGTGGGCCACTACGTGGACACGAAAATGCGGACCCGGAAACAGCAGAAGGAACAGCTCAAGCAGTTCCGTGCCTCCATGGCCGCCTTCCGGCAGGACCTGACCGAGCTGCAGCAGGTGGAACGGGCGGTCCGGCTCCAGGAAGCGCCGTCCGTCAGCGACACCGTGGATGCCATCTACAAGCTCGGGCCGCTGCTGTGGACGCACCGGCCGGAGCACCTGTCCTTCCTGGGCCTGCGCTTCGGGCTGGGGACCGGACCGTCCCGCATTCCGCTGGAAGAACCCTCCAACAACGACACTGAGGTCCAGTACGCCCGCGAAATCCAAGACTGCATCAAGCAGTTCAGCGAGATCGAAGGCGTCCCGGTGGTCTCCCAGCTGCGCACTTCCGGCGCCCTGGGCATCGCCGGCGCCCGCGGCCTGGTGGACGACGTTGCCCGCGGCATGGTGCTGCAGCTCGTCGGCCTGCATTCCCCGGCCGAGGTGGTGCTCACCGCCATTACTTCCGCCCAGTCGCGGGAGCGCTGGAACTGGCTGCAGTGGCTGCCGCACGTTGGTTCGGGCCACAGCCCCCTGTCGGGGGACCACCTTGCCGCCGGTTCGGCCGGCGGCTCCTCCCTGCTGGCCCGGCTCGAAGACCTGGTGGATGCCCGCGAGGCCGCCGCCAAGCGGTCCGCCCCGGACCTGCGCCCCGGCATCGACCCGGTGAAGCACGAGCTCGAAGAACCCGTCCTGCCGTCCGTACTGGTCATCGTGGAGGACGACGCCCCTGTGGACCGCGGCCGCCTCACCCGGCTGGCGGAACGCGGACCCGACTCCGGCGTCCACGTCCTGTGGGTGGCCACTGATATCCAAGCCCTCCCGGCCGCCTGCCGCGACTTCATGGTGGTGGACGGCGACCACGGCACCACCACCGGCCAGGTGCGACTGGGCCGCCACACCTACCCGGTCAGCTGTGAGAGCGTTGATGCCGAGCTCGCCGCACAGCTGGCCCGGATGCTGGCGCCCGTGGTGGATGTGGGCAAGCCCGTCAATGACGACTCCGACCTGCCGCGCGCGGTGTCCTACGCAACGCTGATCGGGAAGGACTTCCTGGACAACCCCCAGGCCGTAGCCGAGCGCTGGACGGAAAACAACTCTGTGCATGCCACTGCCGTGGCCAACCGCAAGGACAACGGCACCCTCCGTGCCCTGGTGGGGTCCAAGGGCATCGAACCGCTGTACCTGGACCTGAAGAACGAGGGGCCGCACGCGCTGGTGGGCGGCACGACCGGCGCCGGTAAATCCGAGTTCCTGCAGTCCTGGGTCATGGGTATGGCTGCCGCCTACAGCCCGGACCGGGTCAGCTTCCTCTTCGTGGACTACAAGGGCGGCGCCGCGTTCGCGGACTGCATCAACCTCCCGCACACCGTGGGCCTGGTAACAGACCTGTCCCCGCACCTGGTTCGCCGCGCCCTCACCTCCCTGCGGGCCGAACTGCACTACCGGGAGCAGCTGCTGAACCGGAAGAAGGCCAAGGACCTGCTGGCCCTGCAGCGGGAGGCCGACCCCGAGGCGCCGCCGTACCTGATCATCATCGTGGACGAATTCGCGGCCCTTGCCAATGACGTTCCCGAATTCGTCGACGGCGTGGTGGACGTGGCCGCCCGTGGCCGCTCGCTCGGGCTGCACCTGATCCTGGCCACCCAGCGGCCCGCCGGCGTCATCAAGGACAACCTTCGCGCGAACACCAACCTCCGGGTGGCACTGCGCATGGCCGACGAGGACGACGCCACCGACATCCTCGGCGTCCCGGACGCCGCCTACTTCGACCCCGCCATCCCAGGCCGCGGCGCTGCCAAGACCGGGCCCGGCCGCATCCAGGGATTCCAGACCGGCTACGCGGGCGGCTGGACCACTGACAAGCCGCAGCGGCCTCAGATCGACATCGTGGAAATGGCGTTCGGCTCCGGTCCCAGCTGGGAAGCACCGGCCCCTGACAAGCCCGTTGCCCAGGAACCGGCCGGCCCCAACGACATCGCCAGGATGACCTCCACCATCGTGCACGCCGCAGGCGAACTGGCCATCCGGCCGCCGCGGAAACCGTGGCTGGATGAGCTGGCCAAGACCTACGACTTCTCCAAGCTGCCCAACCCCCGCACCGACGAACAGCTGCTGCTGGGCGTTGCCGACGATCCCGTCCACCAGGACCAGCCCACCGTGTTCTACGAACCGGACCGGGACGGCAACATGGCCATCTACGGCACCGGCGGCTCGGGCAAGTCCGCCGCCCTGCGCGGCATTGCCATCGCCGCCGCGGTCACCCCGCGCGGCGGCCCGGTCCACGTGTACGGCATCGACTGCGGTTCTTCGGGGCTGCGGATGCTCGAAGAGCTTCCACACGTGGGCGAGATCATCAACGGCGACGATGTGGAACGGGTAGGCCGGCTGCTCCGGCTCCTGCGGGACATCGCCGAGCTGCGCTCGGCGCAGTTCGCCGAGGTCCGTGCGTCCACCATCGTGGAGTACCGGAAGCTGGCCAACCGGCCCGACGAGAAGCGGATCTTCGTGCTGGTGGACGGCATGTCCGCGTTCCGGGAGGCCTACGAGCACAGCAAGCTTTCCGGGCTCTGGGACATCTTCCTCCAGCTGGCCACGGACGGCCGGACCCTCGGCATCCACCTGGTGGTCACGGGGGACCGGCCCAATGCCGTCCCCGCGTCGCTGCTGGCGTCCATCCAACGCCGGCTGGTCCTGCGGCTCTCCAATGAGGACGACTACATTTCCATGGATGTGCCCAGGGATGTCCTCACCGCCAACTCGCCCCCGGGCCGCGGACTCCTCGACGGACTGGAAGTCCAGCTGGCCGTCCTGGGCGGCAACTCGAACCTTGCCCTGCAGGCCCGGGAAGTCCACAAGCTCAGCGAAGCCATGCTGCGGCAGGGACTGGATACCGCCCCCGGGATCGGGCGGCTTCCCGAGCAGGTGGACCTGGACGTCCTGCCCGCCGGAACCGCGGACCTGCCGGTCATCGGCGTGGACGACGAGTCCCTGCAGCCCGCCGAGATCATGGCACGGGGCCCCTTGCTGCTGGCCGGCCCCCCGGGTGCCGGGCGGACCGTAGCCCTGGTGACCCTGGCCTACGCGCTGCGCCGCTCCAACCCCGCCACCGAACTGATCTACCTCGGGTCCCGCCGGTCCGCCGTCGCGTCCCTTCCCATCTGGAACCGCTCCGTGGTGGGCCCGGACGACCTCGCCGAGGTGGTGGAGGACCTGGTGGAGCACTCCACCGGGAACCCGGGAACGGTGGCCTTCTTCATCGAAGGCCTGACGGAGTTCACCGACACCATCGCCGAATCAAGCCTGGCGCAGCTGGTGACGGCGTCGCTCAAAGCTGAGCAGTGGGTGGTGGGCGAGTCTGAATCCTCCACCTGGTCCAGCGCCTGGCAGCTTGCCCAGCCCTTCAAGTCCGGCCGGCGCGGCCTGCTGCTCAACCCCGGGGACATCGAGGGCGACAGCCTGCTCAACACCTCCCTGGGCCGGGTCAGCCCGGAGTTCATCCCTGGCCGCGGCTACGTGGTGGGACGCGGCAAGGCGCGGAAAATCCAGGTGGCGCTGCCGCCGGAAAACCGGGACTGA
- the ligA gene encoding NAD-dependent DNA ligase LigA: MPTGAIREEYENLADLVRRYRFAYYQEDAPLVSDAEFDSLFRRLEEIEALHPELVANDSPTQEVGGEVSAAFAPVEHLQRMYSLEDVFSLEELEAWLNRAEASIEKIGDGGAKAAWLTELKIDGLAVNLLYRDGKLVRAATRGDGTTGEDITHNLLTIKEIPQELRGSGFPAEMEVRGEVFIPSKAFAEFNEALIEAGKAPLANPRNAAAGSLRQKDPAETAKRPLKMFVHGIGAREGLAAGSQSETYGLLKEWGLPVSPYFEVLETRDDVLAFISRYGDQRHKLLHEIDGIVIKVDGFATQRALGNTTRVPRWAVAYKYPPEEVHTKLLDIQVNVGRTGRVTPYGVMEPVKVAGSTVEMATLHNQDVVKAKGVKIGDIVILRKAGDVIPEIVGPVLNLRDQQDPPVRDFVMPTECPSCGTPLAPAKEGDVDVRCPNARSCPSQLRERVFHVAGRGAFDIEALGWEAAIALTQPAEPEVPPLASEARLFDLTPEDLADVRIRREKKAKGVPTGEYELVPYFFSKGTAKSPSKPTATTQKLFKELEKAKTQPLWRVLVALSIRHVGPRASRALAQAFGSMDRIRAASEEELAHVDGVGPTIAAALKEWFAEDWHVEIVDRWAAAGVRMEDERDESMPRTLEGLTVVVTGSLPNFSRDEAKEAILLRGGKAAGSVSKNTSYVVAGESAGSKLDKAEQLGIRVLDEDGFRQLLDGGPAAVGDGPAAADRDVMEDEAMEEKTEENA; the protein is encoded by the coding sequence ATCCCCACCGGGGCCATCCGCGAGGAATACGAAAACCTTGCTGACCTGGTGCGGAGATACCGGTTCGCGTACTACCAGGAGGACGCGCCGCTGGTGTCGGACGCCGAGTTCGATTCCCTCTTCCGCCGCCTCGAGGAGATCGAGGCGCTGCACCCGGAGCTGGTGGCAAACGATTCACCAACCCAGGAAGTGGGCGGCGAGGTGTCAGCGGCGTTTGCACCCGTTGAACACCTGCAGCGGATGTACAGCCTTGAGGATGTCTTCTCGCTCGAGGAGCTTGAGGCATGGCTCAACCGGGCGGAGGCCAGCATTGAAAAGATCGGTGACGGCGGGGCGAAAGCCGCCTGGCTGACCGAACTCAAGATCGACGGCCTGGCAGTCAACCTCCTGTACCGGGACGGCAAGCTCGTGCGCGCCGCCACCCGCGGCGACGGCACCACCGGCGAGGACATCACCCACAACCTGCTCACCATCAAGGAAATCCCGCAGGAACTGCGCGGCAGCGGATTCCCGGCGGAGATGGAGGTGCGCGGCGAAGTCTTTATCCCGTCCAAGGCCTTCGCCGAGTTCAACGAAGCACTGATCGAAGCCGGGAAGGCGCCGCTGGCCAACCCCCGCAACGCCGCCGCCGGTTCCCTGCGGCAGAAGGACCCGGCTGAGACGGCCAAGCGGCCGCTGAAGATGTTCGTCCACGGCATCGGTGCCCGCGAGGGGCTTGCGGCCGGCAGCCAGTCGGAAACGTACGGGTTGCTCAAGGAGTGGGGTCTGCCGGTCAGCCCCTACTTCGAGGTGCTGGAAACCCGCGACGACGTGCTGGCCTTTATCAGCCGGTACGGCGACCAGCGCCATAAGCTGCTCCATGAGATCGACGGCATCGTCATCAAGGTCGATGGTTTCGCCACCCAGCGGGCCCTTGGCAACACCACCCGCGTCCCCCGCTGGGCCGTGGCCTACAAATACCCCCCGGAGGAAGTCCACACCAAGCTGCTGGACATCCAGGTCAATGTTGGCCGCACCGGCCGCGTCACCCCCTACGGCGTCATGGAGCCGGTCAAGGTGGCCGGTTCCACCGTGGAGATGGCCACCCTGCACAACCAGGACGTGGTCAAGGCCAAAGGCGTCAAGATCGGCGACATCGTGATCCTGCGCAAGGCAGGGGACGTCATTCCGGAGATCGTGGGCCCGGTCCTGAACCTCCGCGACCAGCAGGACCCGCCGGTGCGCGACTTCGTGATGCCCACCGAATGTCCTTCCTGCGGCACTCCGCTGGCTCCGGCCAAGGAGGGCGATGTGGATGTGCGCTGCCCAAACGCCAGGTCCTGCCCGTCCCAGCTGCGGGAGCGGGTATTCCATGTTGCCGGCCGCGGCGCCTTCGATATTGAGGCACTGGGCTGGGAAGCTGCCATCGCCCTGACCCAGCCCGCCGAACCGGAAGTGCCGCCGCTGGCCTCCGAAGCCCGGCTGTTCGACCTCACCCCCGAGGACCTGGCGGACGTCCGGATCCGGCGCGAGAAGAAGGCCAAGGGCGTGCCCACGGGCGAGTACGAGCTGGTGCCGTACTTCTTCAGCAAGGGCACCGCCAAGTCACCGTCCAAGCCCACCGCCACCACGCAGAAGCTCTTCAAGGAACTCGAGAAGGCCAAGACCCAGCCCCTGTGGCGTGTGCTGGTTGCCCTGTCCATCCGGCACGTTGGTCCGCGCGCATCGCGGGCCCTGGCTCAGGCGTTCGGCTCCATGGACCGCATCCGCGCCGCGTCCGAGGAGGAACTCGCCCACGTGGACGGCGTGGGACCCACCATTGCCGCAGCCCTGAAGGAATGGTTCGCCGAGGACTGGCACGTGGAAATCGTCGACCGCTGGGCTGCTGCCGGGGTGCGCATGGAGGATGAACGCGACGAGTCAATGCCGCGCACACTCGAAGGGCTCACTGTGGTGGTCACCGGCTCGCTGCCCAACTTCAGCCGCGACGAGGCCAAGGAGGCCATCCTGCTCCGGGGCGGCAAGGCGGCGGGCTCCGTGTCCAAGAACACCAGCTACGTAGTGGCGGGCGAGAGCGCCGGCAGCAAGCTGGACAAGGCAGAGCAGTTGGGAATCCGCGTGCTGGATGAGGACGGGTTCCGGCAATTGCTCGACGGCGGCCCGGCAGCTGTGGGCGACGGGCCAGCAGCAGCGGACCGGGACGTGATGGAAGACGAGGCAATGGAAGAAAAGACTGAGGAGAACGCATGA
- a CDS encoding serine/threonine-protein kinase, giving the protein MSSKRPVAPPPRIPGFTYISLLGSGGFSDVYLYEQDRPRRKVAVKVLLSDLKTEGARRRFESEANLMAQLSSHPYIVTIFEAEVTDDGHSYLAMEYCSRPSLDVRYRRQRFSVDEVLAVGIQVASAVETAHRAGIAHRDIKPANILVTDYNRPALTDFGISGTLAGDADDDSGMSIPWSPPEQFRDGPVDGVMVDVWALGATLYTLLAGRSPFVMPGADNSQRELINRISNTALPRLGRADVPESLELALATAMAKSPQSRYSSAHAFALALQRIQAELNLSVTPFEVLEEPQQDESHPDDGTEETRVRSIAAIDPERTGSAPTFPARTRPNTPGAHLPGTATDATGRRGGALPPSSFTPAAPTQWRAAPAVPHIPAGPVGAAGAGGAADGGGQGEWAQSTVLRGSTGVVNYGAPVPGGRGPEQDSAYTADATVQRAVQVEEPQAAPETDHSKRNLWLAISGGTVLSLAAVVGIVVANAAPGPPKTEATQQVSKPPADALDNGTVPDVEGLKGSIGGDGEASFTWTNPQPKEGDTYKWKVYTLGGNSAEFHAVDKPPVKVRPNPTGQTCIQVMIVRSDGAFSPMEANSIACTGQ; this is encoded by the coding sequence GTGAGTTCCAAGCGTCCCGTCGCGCCGCCGCCCCGCATTCCGGGGTTCACGTATATCAGCCTGCTGGGGTCCGGCGGCTTTTCCGATGTCTACCTCTACGAACAGGACAGGCCGCGCCGGAAGGTGGCGGTCAAGGTGCTGCTTTCCGACCTGAAGACAGAGGGCGCCCGCCGGCGCTTCGAATCAGAAGCCAACCTGATGGCCCAGCTGTCCTCGCACCCGTACATCGTCACCATCTTTGAAGCCGAAGTGACGGATGACGGGCACTCCTACCTGGCCATGGAGTACTGCTCCCGGCCCAGCCTGGACGTCCGGTACCGGCGGCAGCGCTTCAGCGTGGATGAGGTGCTGGCGGTCGGTATCCAGGTGGCCTCCGCCGTCGAGACCGCCCACCGCGCCGGCATCGCCCACCGCGACATCAAGCCCGCCAACATCCTGGTCACGGACTACAACCGGCCTGCCCTCACCGACTTCGGCATCTCCGGCACCCTGGCCGGGGACGCGGACGACGACTCCGGCATGTCCATCCCGTGGTCCCCGCCGGAGCAGTTCCGGGACGGCCCGGTGGACGGCGTCATGGTGGACGTCTGGGCCCTGGGCGCCACGCTCTACACCCTGCTGGCCGGCCGCTCGCCCTTCGTCATGCCCGGGGCGGACAACTCGCAGCGCGAACTCATCAACCGGATCAGCAACACGGCCCTGCCCCGGCTGGGCCGTGCAGATGTGCCGGAATCCCTGGAACTGGCGCTGGCCACGGCCATGGCAAAGTCGCCGCAGTCCCGGTACTCGTCCGCCCACGCCTTCGCCCTGGCCCTGCAGCGTATCCAGGCCGAGCTGAACCTCTCCGTCACGCCCTTCGAGGTCCTGGAGGAGCCACAGCAGGACGAGAGCCACCCGGACGACGGCACCGAGGAGACCCGCGTCCGCAGCATCGCAGCCATCGATCCGGAACGCACCGGCAGCGCCCCCACCTTCCCGGCACGCACCCGCCCCAACACGCCCGGCGCCCATCTTCCCGGCACCGCGACCGACGCGACGGGACGCAGGGGCGGCGCGCTCCCGCCGTCGTCCTTCACCCCTGCTGCACCCACCCAATGGCGGGCTGCCCCGGCAGTGCCGCACATTCCGGCTGGTCCCGTTGGAGCAGCAGGCGCAGGGGGAGCGGCCGACGGCGGCGGGCAGGGGGAGTGGGCCCAGTCCACCGTCCTGCGCGGCAGCACGGGGGTGGTCAACTACGGTGCGCCGGTTCCGGGCGGCCGTGGGCCGGAGCAGGACTCCGCCTACACCGCCGACGCAACAGTGCAGCGGGCCGTGCAAGTGGAGGAGCCGCAGGCGGCACCGGAAACGGACCACTCAAAGCGCAACCTGTGGCTGGCGATCTCCGGCGGCACCGTCCTGTCGCTGGCGGCGGTGGTGGGAATTGTGGTGGCCAACGCCGCGCCGGGCCCGCCCAAGACGGAGGCAACGCAACAGGTGAGCAAACCCCCTGCGGATGCCCTGGACAACGGCACGGTGCCGGACGTGGAGGGCCTCAAGGGTTCCATCGGCGGCGATGGGGAAGCCAGCTTCACGTGGACCAATCCGCAGCCCAAGGAAGGGGACACCTACAAGTGGAAGGTGTACACCTTGGGCGGGAACAGCGCCGAGTTCCATGCCGTGGACAAGCCGCCCGTCAAGGTCCGGCCCAACCCCACCGGGCAGACCTGCATCCAGGTGATGATCGTCCGCTCGGACGGTGCGTTCTCACCCATGGAGGCGAACTCCATCGCCTGCACCGGCCAGTGA
- a CDS encoding inositol monophosphatase family protein, which yields MTSATELLEVAKQAAAAGANVLSDRDGNALDASNKGAAGDWVTAYDVAAESAVRDVISAARPGDSITGEEQGTTRPVDPTGYRWSIDPLDGTTNFIRNIVYYATSVAVADVDGVWLAGVVNAPALGRVYYAARGQGAWRQERDTVTRLEGPIPGRAGQILATGFSYEPDIRAQQAAAFGTLMDGFADVRRLGSAALDLCMVADGTHDAYGERGLNEHDFSAGALIAEEAGCWVRRPRLTSPLDGGPTDDERLDAWTCAASLELSGKFPL from the coding sequence ATGACGTCCGCAACGGAGCTGCTGGAGGTGGCCAAGCAGGCCGCCGCGGCAGGCGCCAACGTTCTCTCCGACCGCGACGGCAACGCACTGGACGCGAGCAACAAGGGCGCGGCAGGGGATTGGGTAACCGCGTACGACGTTGCCGCCGAAAGCGCGGTGCGGGACGTCATCTCCGCTGCCCGCCCGGGCGACAGCATCACGGGCGAGGAGCAGGGAACCACGCGCCCTGTTGATCCCACCGGCTACCGCTGGTCCATCGACCCACTGGACGGCACCACGAACTTCATCCGCAACATCGTCTATTACGCCACCTCCGTGGCGGTGGCCGACGTCGACGGCGTCTGGCTGGCCGGCGTCGTCAACGCCCCGGCGCTGGGGCGGGTGTACTACGCCGCCCGCGGCCAGGGTGCGTGGCGTCAGGAACGCGACACCGTCACCAGGCTTGAGGGGCCCATACCGGGCCGGGCCGGGCAGATCCTGGCCACCGGGTTCAGCTACGAGCCCGATATCCGCGCCCAGCAGGCGGCCGCCTTCGGTACTTTGATGGATGGCTTTGCCGATGTCCGCCGGCTCGGTTCCGCCGCCCTTGACCTGTGCATGGTGGCTGACGGAACCCATGACGCCTACGGCGAACGGGGGCTGAACGAACACGACTTTTCTGCAGGAGCGCTGATTGCGGAAGAAGCCGGCTGCTGGGTGCGCAGGCCGCGCCTCACCAGCCCCCTCGACGGCGGTCCCACAGATGACGAGCGGCTGGATGCCTGGACCTGCGCGGCCAGCCTTGAACTGTCCGGGAAGTTCCCGCTGTAG